One window of Atribacter laminatus genomic DNA carries:
- a CDS encoding 2-oxoacid:acceptor oxidoreductase subunit alpha, translating to MPDITITIGGEAGQGVQTIGEVLSRILIRNGFYVFSIQDYHSRIRGGHNSVQVRFSDQPIQAIGTDTDLLVCLNHETQEIHQTALKKDGIMIGTISSPPSPSLPSSMVSIHFNEMAKELGNRIFANIIAVGALIEILGIDEKIAELYLEEIFQKKGKDIIRLNKEALALGQKEIRKHQISRKFLDKRNGSQNPGKLFIVGGNEALGLGAILAGCTFYSAYPMTPSTGVMNFISSRSKKYGIIVEQAEDEIAAINMAIGASYTGAKAMTATSGGGFCLMVEGLGLAAMTETPIVILDGMRPGPSTGLPTRTSQGDLEFVLSASHDEFPRFVFAPRDPQDAIDTMIRAFNLSDHFQVPVIILSDQYLADSNWTFSQIKVNEKPKNTQTVIGDQNYQRYVLAESGISPRALPGMSEALVVADSDEHDEIGHLTEDLELRVQMHQKRMKKIEKMREKTRPPVYKAGKTATIVGWGSTYGVLYEAREKLVNLGVDVGLLHFNDIYPLSKDILTFIKSVPQPVVIEGNYQGQLARLLERETKIPFSLRINRYDGRPFFVNELMNQIREVLS from the coding sequence ATGCCAGATATTACCATTACCATAGGAGGCGAAGCGGGGCAGGGTGTTCAAACTATAGGTGAGGTATTATCACGGATTCTCATCCGCAATGGATTTTATGTTTTTTCGATTCAGGATTATCATTCCCGTATTCGAGGTGGGCATAATTCAGTTCAAGTTCGCTTTTCTGATCAACCGATTCAAGCCATTGGTACTGATACGGATCTTTTAGTGTGTCTCAATCATGAAACTCAAGAAATCCACCAAACTGCATTAAAAAAAGATGGGATAATGATAGGTACGATATCAAGCCCACCTTCACCCTCTTTACCTTCTTCAATGGTTTCAATTCATTTTAACGAAATGGCAAAAGAGCTGGGAAATCGAATTTTTGCCAATATTATAGCAGTAGGTGCTTTAATCGAGATTTTAGGGATCGATGAAAAAATTGCTGAGTTGTATCTGGAGGAAATTTTCCAAAAAAAAGGAAAGGATATCATTCGGCTCAATAAAGAAGCACTTGCCTTGGGACAAAAGGAGATCCGAAAACACCAAATCTCTCGAAAGTTTTTAGATAAAAGAAATGGGAGCCAGAATCCTGGAAAACTTTTTATTGTAGGAGGAAATGAAGCTTTAGGTCTAGGTGCGATCCTGGCAGGATGCACTTTTTATAGTGCTTATCCCATGACACCATCAACTGGAGTTATGAATTTTATATCATCACGATCTAAAAAATACGGCATAATTGTCGAACAAGCTGAAGATGAAATTGCGGCGATTAATATGGCCATAGGCGCATCCTATACTGGTGCAAAGGCTATGACGGCCACTTCAGGGGGTGGCTTTTGTTTGATGGTGGAAGGTTTAGGGTTAGCGGCGATGACCGAAACTCCAATAGTTATTTTAGATGGTATGCGCCCCGGTCCTTCAACTGGTTTGCCGACCCGGACCTCCCAGGGTGATCTTGAATTTGTCCTCTCGGCATCACATGATGAGTTTCCTCGATTTGTATTTGCTCCCCGAGATCCCCAAGATGCTATCGATACAATGATTCGTGCTTTTAATCTATCCGATCACTTTCAAGTTCCGGTTATAATTCTTTCCGATCAATACTTAGCTGATAGTAACTGGACTTTTTCTCAAATAAAAGTGAACGAGAAACCCAAAAATACACAAACTGTAATCGGTGACCAAAACTACCAAAGGTATGTTCTGGCTGAATCTGGAATCTCTCCACGAGCCCTTCCTGGAATGAGCGAAGCTTTGGTTGTTGCCGATAGTGATGAACATGATGAAATTGGTCATTTAACTGAGGATTTAGAACTAAGAGTTCAAATGCATCAGAAGAGAATGAAAAAAATTGAGAAAATGAGAGAAAAAACCCGGCCACCGGTTTATAAAGCCGGTAAAACCGCCACTATTGTCGGATGGGGTTCAACTTACGGAGTGTTGTATGAAGCAAGAGAGAAACTGGTAAATTTAGGAGTAGATGTCGGGTTGCTTCATTTTAACGATATTTATCCTTTATCAAAAGATATCCTCACTTTTATAAAATCAGTTCCCCAACCGGTTGTTATAGAGGGAAATTACCAAGGTCAACTGGCAAGGTTATTGGAAAGAGAAACGAAAATTCCCTTTAGTCTTCGTATTAACCGTTATGATGGAAGGCCCTTTTTTGTGAACGAGTTGATGAATCAAATTCGGGAGGTGCTTTCATAA
- a CDS encoding thiamine pyrophosphate-dependent enzyme, which translates to MFSFRNQLEIAWCPGCGNFNLLTALSEALVELGLKPSQVVLVSGIGQAAKAPHYIQANVFNGLHGRSIPVAFGIQSVNPELTVIAESGDGCMYGEGGNHLIHAIRRNPNITVIVHDNQVYGLTKGQASPTSEAGFVSKTQPLGTVSESFHPLALAVSQNASFVARGFAGDKEELKSIFKQAIQWKGFSLVDVLQPCVTFNRINTFGWYKSRVYSLPEDYDPEDQVGAFKISLEWGDKIPTGIIYRHSKPIFSDLVFEKLGRKEFLNPTRNYQSIFEDEKHGFE; encoded by the coding sequence ATGTTTTCTTTTCGAAATCAGCTTGAAATTGCTTGGTGTCCAGGTTGTGGAAATTTTAACTTACTTACTGCTCTTTCTGAAGCGTTGGTGGAGCTTGGTTTAAAACCAAGTCAAGTGGTGCTGGTCTCGGGAATTGGACAAGCAGCAAAAGCCCCCCATTACATTCAAGCCAATGTTTTTAACGGTCTTCATGGACGCTCGATCCCAGTTGCTTTTGGTATTCAATCAGTAAATCCTGAGCTTACCGTTATTGCTGAATCCGGTGATGGGTGCATGTATGGCGAAGGTGGCAACCATCTTATCCATGCTATTCGAAGAAATCCAAATATTACAGTTATTGTTCATGATAATCAGGTCTATGGCTTGACCAAGGGACAAGCCTCTCCAACTTCTGAAGCTGGGTTTGTCAGCAAAACCCAACCTCTAGGAACAGTATCGGAGTCTTTCCACCCCTTAGCTTTGGCTGTTTCTCAAAATGCTAGCTTTGTCGCTCGTGGTTTTGCCGGCGACAAAGAAGAGTTAAAGTCAATTTTCAAACAAGCCATTCAGTGGAAGGGGTTTTCTTTGGTGGACGTTCTTCAGCCATGTGTCACTTTTAATCGTATCAATACTTTTGGATGGTATAAAAGTCGAGTGTATTCTCTTCCCGAAGATTATGATCCTGAAGATCAAGTCGGCGCATTCAAAATATCTCTGGAGTGGGGAGATAAGATTCCTACGGGTATTATCTATCGTCATTCCAAACCGATATTTTCAGATCTGGTTTTTGAAAAGTTGGGTCGAAAAGAATTTCTTAACCCAACAAGGAATTACCAGTCAATTTTTGAAGATGAAAAACATGGGTTTGAGTAA
- a CDS encoding universal stress protein, with translation MKISHILVPTDFSPFSDLAIQNAAFFCKVFDAQLTLAHILTLGEVNALTSEPGNPWENVIQAIQNDMQQEYNKNSSGCQLGKKPILEVLVGEPAEEIVKFAEESQVDMIIMGTHGRTGLASIFLGSVTVDVIKRTCIPVTVIKCLSALH, from the coding sequence TTGAAAATCTCTCACATTTTGGTACCAACTGATTTTTCTCCATTTTCTGATCTGGCAATTCAAAATGCGGCTTTCTTTTGTAAGGTTTTCGATGCCCAACTTACTTTAGCTCATATTCTGACTTTGGGTGAAGTGAATGCACTCACTTCAGAACCTGGAAATCCCTGGGAAAATGTTATCCAAGCCATCCAAAACGATATGCAGCAAGAATACAATAAAAACTCATCTGGATGCCAGCTGGGAAAAAAACCAATTTTAGAAGTTCTTGTTGGAGAACCTGCCGAAGAGATTGTAAAGTTTGCTGAAGAAAGCCAGGTTGACATGATTATTATGGGAACTCATGGAAGAACTGGACTCGCCAGTATATTCTTAGGAAGTGTTACGGTTGATGTTATTAAAAGGACCTGTATTCCAGTTACAGTTATTAAGTGCCTATCTGCTCTTCATTAA
- a CDS encoding zinc ribbon domain-containing protein, translating to MKNYWNIFRLKMHLRSLIGEKDQGFLSLGKKAFQLIHDKELEREDLKENVQEILSIEDEIDQVREALHREMGQPPRKQCQSCGKYIDTYARYCPHCGNIQERSKSE from the coding sequence TTGAAAAACTATTGGAATATCTTTCGACTTAAAATGCATCTTCGCTCCCTTATTGGAGAAAAAGATCAGGGATTTCTAAGTCTTGGAAAAAAAGCGTTCCAACTGATACATGACAAGGAATTGGAAAGAGAAGATTTAAAAGAAAATGTACAGGAGATTCTTTCCATTGAAGATGAAATCGATCAGGTTCGGGAAGCACTCCACCGGGAAATGGGACAACCACCTCGCAAGCAATGCCAGTCCTGTGGGAAATATATCGATACCTATGCACGATATTGTCCCCATTGTGGAAATATTCAAGAAAGGAGTAAGTCAGAATGA
- the purB gene encoding adenylosuccinate lyase, translating into MIERYSRHQMSKIWDEEHRVQVWLKVEMLALEAWVKLGLLTKDEYKKITDQVTLSLDRMKAIESITRHDVIAFLSSLTEKCGLESRFIHFGMTSSDMLDTAQAFLMKEAADLLLEDCRKALQSIKQKAIKYRSTLMVGRTHGIHAEPTTFGLKMAMWYAEMRRNYHRLIEARENIRVGKISGAVGNYANIPPLVEQYVCEKLGLKPAEVSTQIIQRDRYAEFVWAMAMIGTSLEKFALELRSLQRTEIREVEEGFSSGQKGSSAMPHKKNPITGEQICGLSRVLRGNLVVAMENIPLWHERDISHSSAERIIIPDCCILCDYLLITFCRLMDNLRIFPENMQKNLESNRGLVFSERILLELIKRGLSREDAYKIVQSSALTTWEDPNTSFQDVLLQDDELKKYLSKEEIKKLFDYQHFLHSVDYIFENTGLNEEDQG; encoded by the coding sequence ATGATAGAACGTTACAGTCGACATCAAATGAGTAAAATTTGGGACGAAGAACACCGGGTTCAAGTTTGGTTAAAAGTTGAAATGTTGGCTTTGGAAGCTTGGGTTAAACTGGGATTATTGACCAAGGATGAATATAAAAAGATTACCGATCAGGTTACTCTTTCTCTTGATCGTATGAAAGCGATTGAAAGTATCACCCGCCACGATGTCATTGCTTTTCTTAGCAGTTTAACCGAAAAATGCGGCTTAGAATCCCGTTTTATTCATTTTGGCATGACGTCATCCGATATGTTGGATACTGCTCAGGCATTTCTTATGAAAGAAGCAGCTGATTTACTTCTTGAAGACTGCCGAAAAGCTCTCCAATCCATCAAACAAAAAGCCATAAAGTATCGAAGCACGCTTATGGTGGGTCGAACTCATGGAATTCATGCCGAACCAACCACCTTTGGGCTAAAAATGGCCATGTGGTATGCCGAAATGCGAAGGAATTACCATCGATTAATCGAAGCTCGCGAAAATATAAGAGTTGGAAAAATTTCTGGAGCAGTAGGGAACTATGCGAATATCCCTCCCCTTGTAGAACAATATGTTTGTGAAAAATTGGGTTTAAAACCGGCAGAAGTATCTACCCAGATTATCCAAAGAGACCGTTATGCCGAATTTGTTTGGGCAATGGCAATGATTGGAACATCCCTAGAAAAGTTTGCTTTGGAGCTGAGAAGCTTGCAAAGAACCGAAATACGAGAGGTTGAAGAAGGTTTTTCTTCCGGTCAAAAAGGGTCGTCGGCCATGCCTCATAAAAAAAATCCTATCACCGGAGAACAAATATGTGGACTAAGTAGGGTTTTAAGAGGCAATCTGGTGGTTGCCATGGAGAACATTCCGCTTTGGCATGAACGGGATATTTCTCATTCTTCAGCTGAACGTATTATTATTCCTGATTGTTGTATACTTTGTGATTATTTACTTATTACCTTTTGTCGATTAATGGATAATTTACGAATTTTTCCTGAGAATATGCAAAAGAATTTAGAATCCAATCGTGGCTTAGTTTTTTCAGAACGAATTCTCCTTGAATTAATTAAGAGAGGTTTAAGTCGGGAAGATGCCTATAAAATTGTTCAAAGCTCGGCGTTGACCACTTGGGAAGATCCCAATACCTCATTTCAGGATGTTTTACTTCAGGATGATGAGCTGAAGAAGTATCTTTCCAAAGAAGAAATCAAAAAGCTTTTTGACTACCAGCATTTTCTTCACTCAGTCGATTATATTTTTGAAAATACTGGTTTAAATGAGGAGGATCAAGGGTGA
- the purM gene encoding phosphoribosylformylglycinamidine cyclo-ligase, translating into MIEGWTYKKAGVNVDLANTTVEKIKNLVKSTRRSEVIADIGGFSGIFCMGETGKNRPCLVASTDGVGTKLKIAIHLGIHDSIGIDLVAMCVNDILCTGAEPWFFLDYFACGKLRSEILEKVISGVVKGCQLAGCALLGGETAEMPGMYQDNDYDLAGFVVGSVLEKRIIDGRNIQKGDGVIALASSGLHSNGFSLVRKVLDWNHVQYDHVIGDLDLAQELLMPTRIYVKSILKLLQEVPVRGIAHITGGGVVENVPRILPQHHGILLFKNEIHIPEIFSFIQKIGKIPETEMWRTFNMGIGMIIIVEKSEVDKTLNLLTKNGENAYLIGEVVSEQEGVKWSE; encoded by the coding sequence GTGATAGAAGGATGGACTTATAAAAAAGCTGGTGTAAATGTTGATTTAGCCAATACGACAGTTGAAAAAATAAAAAATTTGGTGAAATCTACCCGAAGGTCTGAGGTAATTGCCGATATCGGCGGTTTTTCTGGTATTTTTTGTATGGGAGAAACAGGTAAAAACCGTCCTTGTTTGGTTGCCAGTACCGATGGTGTTGGGACCAAGCTAAAGATTGCTATTCATCTAGGGATACACGATTCGATCGGAATCGATCTGGTTGCTATGTGTGTAAACGATATTCTTTGTACTGGTGCCGAACCTTGGTTTTTCCTCGATTATTTTGCTTGTGGAAAATTACGTTCTGAAATTCTGGAAAAAGTTATTTCGGGAGTTGTCAAGGGGTGTCAATTGGCTGGATGTGCATTATTGGGAGGAGAAACTGCTGAAATGCCAGGAATGTACCAGGATAATGATTATGATTTAGCTGGTTTTGTAGTCGGGTCAGTTTTAGAAAAAAGAATTATCGACGGACGTAATATTCAAAAAGGTGATGGAGTTATTGCTTTGGCCTCATCAGGGCTTCATAGTAATGGATTTTCTTTGGTTAGGAAGGTTTTAGATTGGAACCATGTTCAATACGATCATGTGATTGGTGACCTTGACTTAGCCCAAGAATTATTAATGCCAACCCGAATTTATGTAAAGAGCATTTTGAAACTGCTTCAGGAAGTACCGGTCCGGGGAATTGCCCATATTACCGGGGGTGGAGTCGTGGAAAATGTTCCCCGTATTCTTCCTCAACACCATGGAATATTGCTCTTCAAGAATGAGATTCACATCCCTGAAATCTTTTCCTTTATACAGAAAATTGGAAAAATACCAGAAACCGAAATGTGGCGAACCTTTAATATGGGTATAGGGATGATTATTATTGTTGAAAAATCTGAAGTTGACAAAACACTCAATTTACTTACCAAAAATGGTGAAAATGCCTATCTGATTGGAGAAGTCGTCTCAGAACAAGAAGGGGTGAAATGGAGTGAATGA
- the purN gene encoding phosphoribosylglycinamide formyltransferase → MNEKNIVVLVSGRGTNLQAIIDATQSGYIPGKISLVISDCPDALALIRAQKANIPTLILDFKSFSGKKVYEDELLRVLKKENPSVICLAGYMRIVGKTVISQFYHRILNIHPSLLPAFPGLDAQKQALEYGVKVSGCTVHFVDEGMDTGPIILQAPVLVKETDTVETLSQSILEKEHEIYCQAIKMLLEEKLMIQGRTVRVKGGIK, encoded by the coding sequence GTGAATGAAAAAAATATTGTTGTTTTGGTTTCGGGAAGAGGAACCAATCTTCAAGCAATCATCGATGCGACTCAATCCGGTTATATTCCCGGAAAAATTTCTTTAGTGATCAGCGACTGTCCTGATGCCTTGGCTTTGATAAGGGCTCAAAAAGCGAATATTCCAACTTTAATTCTCGATTTTAAGAGTTTTTCTGGAAAAAAAGTTTATGAAGATGAACTTTTAAGAGTCCTAAAAAAGGAAAATCCATCAGTCATCTGTCTGGCTGGTTATATGCGAATCGTTGGGAAGACCGTTATTTCTCAATTTTATCATCGAATCCTTAATATCCATCCTTCTCTCTTACCAGCCTTTCCTGGTTTAGATGCTCAAAAACAAGCCCTAGAATATGGAGTGAAAGTGAGTGGATGTACAGTTCACTTTGTAGACGAAGGGATGGACACCGGCCCAATTATTCTCCAAGCTCCGGTTCTAGTCAAAGAAACTGACACGGTAGAAACGCTTTCTCAGTCAATTCTTGAGAAAGAACATGAAATCTATTGTCAAGCGATTAAGATGCTATTGGAAGAGAAGCTCATGATACAGGGAAGAACGGTTAGGGTAAAGGGGGGAATTAAATGA
- the purD gene encoding phosphoribosylamine--glycine ligase, which translates to MKVMLIGSGGREHCIVWKIKQNQEVKELYCIPGNGGISSLGVCNTLNTLQDMVQFAKEKEINLTLVGPEAPLAKGLVDLFQSAKLAIVGPNQDAARLESSKVYAKQFMKKNKIPTAQFEVFNRSDSAITYLKSGLNFPLVIKADGLAAGKGVFIVEDEEEAEDVVVDLMVNKIFGDAGNQIIVEECLEGEEATIMFLFDGKSYCILPSSQDHKRIGDSDVGPNTGGMGAYSPAPLVTDQILKKIEVNIIHPFIEGIQQEKLDYRGVVYLGLMITHHSDIHVLEFNVRLGDPETQVVLPRLRNDWLDLSLALYQGSLSKVKLEVDAQKLLGVVLTSRGYPGNYEIGKRIDGLEDFPNEPQGKVLVFHAGTQIKDNQIVTTGGRVLNVCAFGDTLKKAAYNAYLAIGKISFENMYYRRDIGYRAFHREG; encoded by the coding sequence ATGAAAGTCATGTTAATTGGAAGTGGGGGAAGAGAACACTGCATTGTCTGGAAAATTAAACAAAATCAGGAAGTAAAGGAATTATATTGCATACCAGGAAATGGGGGCATAAGTTCTCTGGGAGTATGCAATACCTTGAATACTTTACAGGATATGGTTCAGTTTGCCAAAGAAAAGGAGATAAACCTTACCCTGGTTGGTCCCGAAGCTCCACTGGCTAAAGGATTGGTTGACCTCTTTCAATCAGCGAAATTAGCAATTGTAGGTCCTAACCAGGATGCGGCACGACTTGAATCAAGTAAGGTGTATGCCAAGCAATTTATGAAAAAAAATAAAATTCCAACTGCTCAATTTGAAGTTTTTAATCGTTCTGATTCGGCTATTACCTACCTTAAATCTGGTTTAAATTTCCCTTTGGTCATTAAGGCTGATGGGTTAGCGGCCGGGAAAGGAGTTTTTATTGTTGAAGATGAAGAAGAAGCCGAAGACGTTGTTGTTGATTTGATGGTTAATAAAATATTTGGGGATGCCGGGAACCAGATTATTGTAGAAGAATGTCTTGAAGGAGAAGAAGCGACAATTATGTTTCTTTTCGATGGAAAGTCCTATTGTATCCTTCCTTCTTCCCAGGACCATAAAAGAATTGGAGACAGCGATGTAGGACCTAACACCGGGGGGATGGGTGCTTATTCTCCAGCACCACTGGTCACCGATCAAATATTGAAAAAAATTGAAGTAAATATCATTCATCCTTTTATTGAAGGAATTCAGCAAGAAAAATTGGATTATCGGGGAGTTGTCTATCTGGGTTTGATGATAACCCATCATTCGGATATTCATGTTTTGGAATTTAATGTTCGTTTGGGAGATCCAGAAACCCAAGTTGTTTTACCTCGGCTTAGAAACGATTGGTTAGATTTAAGTTTAGCTCTTTATCAGGGTTCACTTTCCAAGGTCAAGCTTGAAGTAGATGCTCAAAAACTTTTGGGAGTGGTATTAACCAGTCGCGGTTATCCGGGGAATTATGAAATCGGGAAGAGAATTGATGGTTTAGAAGATTTTCCCAATGAACCGCAGGGAAAGGTTCTGGTTTTTCATGCCGGAACCCAGATAAAGGACAATCAAATTGTTACAACTGGGGGGAGAGTGTTAAATGTATGTGCTTTTGGCGATACTCTTAAAAAGGCAGCTTACAATGCTTATTTAGCAATTGGGAAAATCAGCTTCGAAAATATGTATTATCGTCGGGATATTGGATACCGTGCTTTTCATCGGGAGGGATAA
- the purE gene encoding 5-(carboxyamino)imidazole ribonucleotide mutase has protein sequence MSVYVVIGSKHDFSYALKCIELLDKFGIQHRLFIASAHRTPEKIDEILHLVKENHIQVLIAMAGYAAHLPGVLAARALCPVIGVPLDSSSLLGLDALFSIVQMPAGIPCACVGIGESGAKNAAILAAEILALQNSQLQERIKAYREEMKEAVIQANREIAP, from the coding sequence ATGTCGGTTTATGTGGTTATTGGAAGTAAACATGATTTCAGCTACGCCCTGAAATGTATTGAGCTTCTTGATAAGTTTGGAATTCAGCATCGACTTTTTATCGCTTCTGCCCATCGGACTCCAGAAAAAATTGATGAAATATTACATTTGGTAAAAGAGAACCATATTCAGGTTCTTATTGCCATGGCTGGATATGCGGCTCATCTTCCCGGGGTTTTGGCTGCCCGTGCACTATGTCCGGTTATTGGAGTCCCACTGGATTCTTCCTCGCTTTTAGGACTGGATGCTTTATTTTCCATCGTTCAAATGCCGGCTGGCATACCCTGTGCCTGTGTGGGAATCGGAGAAAGTGGAGCTAAGAATGCAGCTATCTTGGCAGCTGAGATTTTAGCCCTTCAAAATTCTCAATTACAAGAGAGAATAAAAGCTTATCGAGAAGAAATGAAAGAAGCGGTTATTCAGGCTAATCGGGAAATAGCCCCTTGA
- a CDS encoding radical SAM protein translates to MGYFDSIKAFTAEQVVKAMVGSLRNSSDESIIRLTYLAEKLTPIEFYRDQIRGLRQMFEEKRPQIVLARRVLQEIHPNVRRKLIENLICKSILLGVPKRQKIEKELGCQVPMFFVVSPSMRCNLNCYGCYAGEYRKESDMPIEVLDRIFTEANELGMNFLTISGGEPFLRKEQIDLMEKHSELSFQVYTNGTLIDRDMAKRLAQMGNVYPAISVEGYEAETDARRGKGTYKKIMNAMEALRDEGALFGFSITATRNNTELVCSDEFMDGLINKGVSFGWYFTYVPIGKKPDMNLMPTPEQRLHIRNQVHHLRYDKPIFIGDFWNDGPYVGGCIAGGRRYFHINNAGDVEPCVFCHFTVDNIKDKSLKEVFSSPFFRAIQENQPYDNNLMRPCMLIDVPQVLRDVVEKYGARPSHEGADSLIKELKDDIDKYSQAFKELSDPYWEENYKGTIYYKDYKTERKEYLEKLKETPAPKSHKEKAKV, encoded by the coding sequence ATGGGTTATTTTGATTCCATAAAAGCTTTTACTGCAGAACAGGTTGTCAAAGCAATGGTCGGTTCTTTACGAAACTCCTCCGACGAATCTATTATCCGTTTAACCTATCTAGCCGAAAAACTTACACCGATTGAGTTTTATCGTGACCAGATTCGTGGACTTCGTCAGATGTTTGAGGAAAAAAGACCTCAGATAGTGCTGGCACGGCGAGTGCTTCAAGAAATTCATCCTAACGTGAGACGGAAGCTAATTGAAAATCTCATCTGCAAAAGCATTCTTTTAGGAGTTCCTAAAAGACAAAAAATTGAAAAGGAATTAGGCTGTCAAGTACCCATGTTTTTTGTAGTAAGCCCAAGCATGCGTTGTAACCTCAACTGTTATGGATGTTATGCCGGCGAATATCGCAAAGAAAGCGATATGCCAATAGAAGTCCTTGACAGAATTTTTACTGAGGCTAATGAATTGGGCATGAATTTCCTCACCATTTCTGGTGGAGAACCTTTTCTCCGTAAAGAACAAATTGATCTAATGGAAAAACACAGCGAACTCTCCTTCCAAGTTTACACCAATGGAACCCTTATTGATCGAGACATGGCAAAGCGTTTAGCTCAAATGGGTAATGTTTATCCAGCTATTAGTGTTGAGGGTTATGAAGCTGAAACCGATGCTCGACGCGGCAAAGGAACTTACAAGAAAATCATGAATGCCATGGAAGCTCTTCGTGACGAAGGAGCACTCTTTGGATTTTCCATTACTGCCACCCGAAACAATACCGAATTGGTTTGCAGTGACGAATTTATGGATGGCTTGATCAACAAAGGGGTGAGTTTTGGCTGGTACTTTACCTATGTCCCGATTGGAAAAAAACCAGACATGAATCTCATGCCAACACCTGAGCAACGTCTTCACATCCGTAATCAAGTTCACCATCTACGATACGACAAGCCAATTTTCATCGGTGATTTTTGGAATGACGGACCATATGTTGGGGGTTGTATAGCCGGTGGTCGACGATATTTCCATATCAACAATGCTGGCGATGTTGAACCTTGCGTATTTTGTCACTTTACTGTTGACAATATCAAGGATAAAAGTTTGAAAGAGGTCTTTTCTTCACCCTTCTTCCGGGCGATTCAAGAAAATCAACCGTATGACAATAATTTAATGCGTCCTTGCATGTTGATCGATGTTCCTCAAGTCCTTCGAGATGTTGTAGAAAAATACGGAGCACGACCCAGCCATGAAGGTGCTGACAGTCTCATCAAAGAACTGAAAGATGATATCGATAAGTATTCTCAAGCTTTTAAAGAATTATCTGACCCATACTGGGAAGAAAACTACAAAGGAACCATCTATTACAAAGATTATAAAACTGAAAGAAAAGAGTACCTGGAAAAACTAAAAGAAACACCAGCTCCAAAATCTCATAAAGAAAAAGCAAAAGTCTAA